GACCGGAGTCCGCGGCTTCAAGAGCTTCACCAGCCAGAGGAGCGACGACGGTCCGATGGAGTGGAAGTGAACCACATCGACGTCGCGGCGGGCGACGTCGAGGCAGGCTAGGAATGTGTGGCTGATCGCATCCAAGTGTTTGGAATTGACGCTCGGGAGGCTGATCAGATTGACGCCGCGAAAGGACGCAAGGTCAGCCGGGGTGTAGTTGCGGCGAGTGTAGACGTACACTTCATGGCCGCGCTGCACCAGGTTGGTAGCCAGATCCTCGACGTGCTTTTCCACGCCGCCGAATTTGGCTGGTATTCCCTTTTGTCCGATAACGGCTATTTTCATATGTTTATGCTCTAAGGTTTAGTTACGATGACCGGGCCTGAATTAAGCAAGTTCTGGTCGATAGTGGCCACGATATAGAATTCACTGCGATAGATGACGTTGGCCCAAGTCGAGCCGACCCTGACTCCGCCTTCGGTGCCGAAGTTGTAGCCATAGATGTAGACTGCGCCGGTCACCTGGTTGAGCTCTTTGACGAACTCGACCGAGCGGACGACCTTGCGGATCGAGACCGGACCGAAGTCGGATTCATTGCTGGTGTAATCGCCGACTCTGACCGAAACGTAACCATAATGGTAAGTATCCAGGATCTTGACCCGGATCTCCTGCCCATCGACCGTCGGATAGACGCCGATCATCTGGACTTTAGGATTGATTACGGTATGGTTCTGGTCGGCATACTTATAGGTAATGACGTTCTCGCGCGGATTGATCGAGAAGCCGTAGCCCCTGATGGTCAGGATGCCGGTGTTCAAGTCGATCTGGGCGTCGGTCACGGTCGGACGGACCGACAAGCTGACCTTGCCATCATCCTGCCAGCGGTCATAACGCAGGTTGACTGATGAATACTTGTTGGAAATCGCCATCGGAGCGGTCAAGCTGACGACCGTGCCATTGGCACCGACAGTCAGGCTGCTCGGGGTGACTTCGACCTTCTCGCTGGTGGTCAGGGTAAAGATGACCTTGGCCAGATTGATATTGCTGCCGACGCCGTAGGCGGTGATAAGCATAGGCTGTCCCGGCTGGACCGGCTCTGGAGTCACGTTGACGATTTTAGGAATTATTTCCAAAGGCAGATAATTCGATTTCTGGCCGTTCATGACGATAGCGACGAAGCCGGTTTGGGCGCTGTTGGGTACGACGACGGAGATTACGCCGTTGGCGTTCTTCAGCACGGGAGCGGCGACACGCTGGCCATAACCTTGGAATTCGATAGCGGTCGATGAGCTGGCATCAGGATTGACGCCCTCGGCCGTCAGGGTGATGGTCTCGCCGATAGCAGCCGCCGGCAGCCTTTCGGCAGTCTCAGTCGAGAAGCGGCTGTTCTTGGCAGCGATAGTCTTCAAACGCGGCTTGGCCGAGTAAGACAAGGCCTGGCCTTTATCGGAAACGACGCCGTTGACCGTGACGGTCACGGTGGCCGAGTTGGCATTCTTCAAGGCCTTGACCTCTATCAGCTCATCCTTTTCGAAGATGTCGACGACCTTGGCAGTCTCGGTGCCGATGGCCTTGCCTTGGCTGTTCCAGTAAGTCACGACCGGACGATTGGCGATGCCTTTGCCGTAGATCAGGAGCTTATCGCCGACCTGGTCGTAGCCGCGCTGGCTCCAAACCATCTTATATATGACCGGCTTGACCTTGTAGGCCACAGCCGCCGTGCGGTTCTCTGTGCTCTTGCCGGCTACGTTCTGGAACGAGGTCTGCATGAACATGCTGCCCGCGACCACGCCGGTCGGAAGCTTGACGGTAACGTAATTCAATTGGGAATCGAAGCGGATCGGCTTGAGCCAGTTGTCCCACTGCTTGCCTGTCTTGTCCGTCACGCGGACGACGACGAAGCTGGCGTCGGTAGCCGGACTGAAACCGGTCACGCGGATTGTGGCGTCCTGGTCCGCCTCGAGCATCGACGGGATCAACTCGATGATTTTAGGCACGACATTGTAATTGAATTGTCCCGCCAGCTGGCCCTTGATATAGACTTTGCCGACTCCGCCGAATGTCTGCTGATAGAAGCTGAAATAGGCCACGGCGCCAGTCATGCTGTCGATGCGGAATTTCTTCCTCTCCGGCTGGCCGGAAGTCGGATTATAATATGGGAGCTCGACTTCGATATCATTCTCAGTCAGATAGCTCAAATTGTTGAATTGCAGCGCTTTCCTGGTGTCGCCGATGGAGCCGCGAACTTCGGAAGTTGCCAGTTTGCTCGAGAGCTCGACCAGCGAGACGCCGTCGATGAACATGGTTGTGCCTGAAGCGATATCGCCGAAGGCGAAGACCAGAAGCCCAGGCTCTGAGGCCGTAATTTCCGGCACGACGATCTGGCTATATTCATTATAATCAGTGCCGACCGACTGTTCGAACAGGGGCGTTCTTGGAACGTAGGTCGAACTGTTCTCCAAATAGACCGAAAGTTTGCTCGGCACGGAAGCTTTAGCATAATATCGCAGCCAGTACTGCTTGCCGGCCTCCATCAGAAAGGAGTTGGATTTGGAACCGACTAGTCCGGCACTGGCACGGTTGCCAGCTGCACCGGAAACTTCAACTCCGGCTGCGTATGATCCCTGCCCGAAAGCCGGTTCATAGGAACGGAACAAAGTATATTGGCGAGTAGCGGCTGTCTGCCAGACTCCCCAGCTCGTATAGAGGTCAGTTTCAAAACTGCCACCTTTTATCATGTTCGCGCCTGGTTTGGTGGGCAGAGGGACGGCATCGGCGGCGTTGGCTGTAAGCACAACTCCTTGAGCCACCACTGAGACGATCAATAGGAGCGAAACGATCGATTTGATTTTTGCTTTCAGACTACTTAGGTAGTTCATACGGTTTCGCTTAGAAAATTAAAGCCATCGACGAAATATATCGATAAACAATCTATACTACTATAAACAGAATGTTTTGTCAAGGGTTTTCGTGATTAATTACTATTTTTTATTTAATATTAGCTATTTAAATTCAAATTAATGATTCGTATATTTGACTGATTTTCTGATAAAACTGTCCACTATCAAACCTCTTTCCTTGCTCTTTGGAGGCCTCTGACATAGCTTGGAAATCAGCCTTTTCGAGCTTCAGGATGGCCCGCCTAAGGTCTTCGGGGTCGCCAGGGGCGAAAGTAAAGCCATTCTCGCCCGGATTGACCAGCTCGGTCAGTCCGCCGATGCGGGAAACCAGCAGCGGCCGGCCAGCGGCTAAGGCCTCGATCAAGCTGTAGGGCATATTCTCCGGCCAACGCGCCGGCAATACTACCGCTCGGGCCTGCTTGATCAACCTGATCAGCTCGCTGCCCTCCTGGTAGCCCAGAAACTCCGTCTGGCGGCCGAGACCCAGTGCTTTGGAGCGAGCCTGCAAGCTTTCATGTTCCGGACCGGCGCCGACGACCTTGAGCTTGGCCGAAGTGCCGGAAATGGCCTCAAGCAGATCGTTAATCCCCTTCTCTTCGGACAACCGCCCGAAATAAAGAAGATAGTCGCCAAGGGGGTAATCCGCATCAGCTTCCAGTTCGATGCGCTGCCCTTCTCCCAAAAAATTGTATACGACCGATATCTTCTCTTGCGGCAAGCCGAAGGCGGCAGATACTTCGGCCATGAAACGGCTTGGGGCGATGAAATGGTCAACCAAGTCGTAATTCTTGAAGATGCGCCGATGCAGATAAAGCTCGAGCATGCTCATCAGGCTCTTGGGCCGCGAATTTTTGACGCAGCGATTCAGGGCGCATTGGTAATATTTGCCGCCTTTGCAGCGTTCGCAATATTTACCTTTGACATACAGCTGATAGCTCGGGCAGATCGGCTGATAATCATGCAGCGTCATCACTACGGGAATGCCATACTGCTTCAGGACGCGGATAATGGACGGTGTCAGCTGATGGGCGACATTATGGAGATGGGCCAAATCAGGCTTTTCATCGCGCAGTAAGCGCTTGAGCTGCCTGACCGCCTCCCAGTTATGAAAGAATTTGAAAAACCCTGATAGGCTGAAATGATCGAAACCGACCGGCTTGGCAAAATATTCCGCATAAGGTGCCGGCAAATTCTGCGGGTCCTGCATCGAGAACGGGATGACCGTGTGGCCGTTTGACTCCAGCAATTTCGACAGCTCGAACAGGTGACGCTCGGCGCCGCCCTTGAGGTAGTAGAATTTGTTGATCTGCAGGATTTTCATGATTATGATTATTATCTTTATTGTCGCCTGCCTCTGTATGTCATTTTCTCAGTCAGCATAGAAAAGACGAAGTCTTTTGCATGGTCGGGAATTCATGTTTCTTGATCAAAATTCTGGAGCTTTTTTTATAAAAGCTTACGAATTTTTATTCCTTCGAAAATGACATACAGAGGCAGGCAACTTCTTCGGTTACAAGCTTGCTCTGAAAAATTTATGCTTGATGATCCACCAGCCGACGCTCGGCAGATGCCGGCGCATCTCGCCTCGGATCGTGCAGATGATCCATGACTCGCTGGTATTCTTGACCTCCATCTCCTGGCGCGCCTGGTCAGCGGCGGCGGAAAACCAAGTCGTCGCTAACTTCCCCTCTCCCAGATTGCCCAACTTCTGGCTGATCAGATTGCTTGGATAGATCGTGCCGTTCGGTTCGATAAATAGCGAATCCTTCCCGGCACCGGTCGGCAGCAGACGTTGCTGCTTGCGGGCGTAAAGCAATAAGCCGTAATCATAGAAGGCGCGGAGCCAGCGCTTGATTCGCCAGCTCTTAAGCTCCTTCCTGATGAGATAGGTCAGGTCGCGTTCAACCGCTTCCAGCGCGGTCACTCGATTCGAATCCTTTTGGAAATAGATATCGGAGTTCTGCACCAGGGCCAAGGCCATCTCAATGCCGAGTTCGCACGACAGGTCGTAAACTTTCGGCAGCTCGCCAGCGTTGTCGTCCATGATCGTGAAGCTCAAGCCGAGGTTCGAAACTCCGGATTCCTTAAGCATCTTGATGGTGGAGATGGCGTGGTCGAAGATGCCTGGGATGCCGCGGATGCGGTCATGGACCGGGGCGAGGCCGTCAATGGAGATGCGGACACCGACTTGCGGATCGACCGCCAAGATCTTATTGA
The genomic region above belongs to Candidatus Falkowbacteria bacterium and contains:
- a CDS encoding glycosyltransferase family 4 protein; its protein translation is MKILQINKFYYLKGGAERHLFELSKLLESNGHTVIPFSMQDPQNLPAPYAEYFAKPVGFDHFSLSGFFKFFHNWEAVRQLKRLLRDEKPDLAHLHNVAHQLTPSIIRVLKQYGIPVVMTLHDYQPICPSYQLYVKGKYCERCKGGKYYQCALNRCVKNSRPKSLMSMLELYLHRRIFKNYDLVDHFIAPSRFMAEVSAAFGLPQEKISVVYNFLGEGQRIELEADADYPLGDYLLYFGRLSEEKGINDLLEAISGTSAKLKVVGAGPEHESLQARSKALGLGRQTEFLGYQEGSELIRLIKQARAVVLPARWPENMPYSLIEALAAGRPLLVSRIGGLTELVNPGENGFTFAPGDPEDLRRAILKLEKADFQAMSEASKEQGKRFDSGQFYQKISQIYESLI
- a CDS encoding radical SAM protein, whose amino-acid sequence is MKTYQPIDATIAITYRCNSRCQMCNIWQDQNPAELPLGYFRNLAPTLKHINLTGGEPFLRPDLPEIVAIIKEVSPKAQIIISSNGLATELIREQINKILAVDPQVGVRISIDGLAPVHDRIRGIPGIFDHAISTIKMLKESGVSNLGLSFTIMDDNAGELPKVYDLSCELGIEMALALVQNSDIYFQKDSNRVTALEAVERDLTYLIRKELKSWRIKRWLRAFYDYGLLLYARKQQRLLPTGAGKDSLFIEPNGTIYPSNLISQKLGNLGEGKLATTWFSAAADQARQEMEVKNTSESWIICTIRGEMRRHLPSVGWWIIKHKFFRASL